A genomic segment from Brienomyrus brachyistius isolate T26 chromosome 9, BBRACH_0.4, whole genome shotgun sequence encodes:
- the anxa14 gene encoding annexin A2 isoform X2, producing the protein MRYIRNPPRAPQGHTQPGVLPVHKRSPQTTVTPHWLSHTLNQHQASIQDPHRKDMETPLKMEDSQPPAKTEMWWGTLGTVRPFPDFNPLKDAQEVKTALEKKDGNTMVRILTNRTNAQRQLITRAYHSLTGKDMSFTLKKCLSGALQELMLGLMMTPSQFDAHRLRQAMEGLGTDEETLLEVLCTRSAEQLKDITVAYKQEFDRYLENDLISETSKDFTTLLLAILTKQRENQQGVIDYELIDGDINTLTDAFSNKRVDMASWIKVLTTRDAEHLNRVLSKWEQVQGVLVEKVIQNHFSGDLKLGFCILVQSIQNSPRYLAHRLLTSMKKSSVVRGVLVSHCEEDLLSIRVEFRRLAGLSLYSALQKDFKGELQQAFLALCGAEDL; encoded by the exons ATGCGGTACATCCGCAATCCCCCTCGGGCTCCCCAGGGACACACCCAGCCAGGCGTCCTCCCGGTACACAAGCGATCTCCGCAAACAACTGTAACACCTCACTGGTTATCACACACACTGAACCAGCACCAGGCATCCATTCAGGATCCGCACCGAAAG GATATGGAGACTCCACTGAAGATGGAGGACAGTCAGCCCCCAGCAAAGACT GAGATGTGGTGGGGCACCTTGGGCACAGTCCGGCCTTTCCCTGACTTTAATCCTCTGAAGGATGCCCAAGAAGTCAAGACGGCTCTGGAGAAAAAAG ATGGGAACACCATGGTGAGGATCCTGACCAACCGCACCAATGCACAGAGACAACTCATCACTCGGGCCTACCACAGCCTCACAGGGAAG GACATGAGCTTCACTCTGAAGAAATGCTTGTCAGGGGCTCTGCAGGAGCTGATGCTGGGCCTGATGATGACTCCCTCGCAGTTTGATGCCCACCGCCTCCGGCAGGCCATGGAG GGCCTGGGTACAGATGAGGAGACCTTACTGGAGGTGCTGTGCACCAGATCAGCAGAGCAGCTCAAAGACATTACTGTCGCCTATAAGCAGG AGTTTGATCGATACCTGGAGAATGATCTGATCAGTGAGACCAGCAAAGACTTCACCACTCTGCTTCTGGCCATTCTTacg AAACAGCGGGAGAACCAGCAGGGAGTAATTGATTATGAACTCATTGATGGAGACATCAAC ACGTTGACTGATGCCTTCAGCAATAAGAGAGTTGACATGGCGTCTTGGATCAAGGTGCTCACCACGCGAGATGCAGAACATCTTAACAGAG TGTTGTCCAAGTGGGAGCAGGTTCAGGGGGTCCTTGTGGAAAAAGTGATACAAAATCACTTCTCTGGGGATCTGAAACTGGGGTTCTGCATTCTAG TGCAGTCCATCCAGAATAGCCCTCGGTACCTGGCACATCGTCTGTTGACCTCCATGAAG AAGAGTTCTGTAGTACGGGGCGTTCTGGTGTCGCATTGTGAGGAAGACCTGCTCAGCATCAGGGTGGAGTTCCGTCGACTGGCTGGACTCTCCCTCTACTCAGCCCTGCAG aaagaTTTCAAAGGAGAACTTCAGCAGGCCTTTCTAGCCTTGTGTGGGGCTGAAGACTTATAG
- the anxa14 gene encoding annexin A2 isoform X3, whose product MWWGTLGTVRPFPDFNPLKDAQEVKTALEKKDGNTMVRILTNRTNAQRQLITRAYHSLTGKDMSFTLKKCLSGALQELMLGLMMTPSQFDAHRLRQAMEGLGTDEETLLEVLCTRSAEQLKDITVAYKQEFDRYLENDLISETSKDFTTLLLAILTKQRENQQGVIDYELIDGDINTLTDAFSNKRVDMASWIKVLTTRDAEHLNRVLSKWEQVQGVLVEKVIQNHFSGDLKLGFCILVQSIQNSPRYLAHRLLTSMKKSSVVRGVLVSHCEEDLLSIRVEFRRLAGLSLYSALQEVHNFQLCHLLSLIKQWRQRVSIKVIKIHVGLFHGSSQCWLQIAGIF is encoded by the exons ATGTGGTGGGGCACCTTGGGCACAGTCCGGCCTTTCCCTGACTTTAATCCTCTGAAGGATGCCCAAGAAGTCAAGACGGCTCTGGAGAAAAAAG ATGGGAACACCATGGTGAGGATCCTGACCAACCGCACCAATGCACAGAGACAACTCATCACTCGGGCCTACCACAGCCTCACAGGGAAG GACATGAGCTTCACTCTGAAGAAATGCTTGTCAGGGGCTCTGCAGGAGCTGATGCTGGGCCTGATGATGACTCCCTCGCAGTTTGATGCCCACCGCCTCCGGCAGGCCATGGAG GGCCTGGGTACAGATGAGGAGACCTTACTGGAGGTGCTGTGCACCAGATCAGCAGAGCAGCTCAAAGACATTACTGTCGCCTATAAGCAGG AGTTTGATCGATACCTGGAGAATGATCTGATCAGTGAGACCAGCAAAGACTTCACCACTCTGCTTCTGGCCATTCTTacg AAACAGCGGGAGAACCAGCAGGGAGTAATTGATTATGAACTCATTGATGGAGACATCAAC ACGTTGACTGATGCCTTCAGCAATAAGAGAGTTGACATGGCGTCTTGGATCAAGGTGCTCACCACGCGAGATGCAGAACATCTTAACAGAG TGTTGTCCAAGTGGGAGCAGGTTCAGGGGGTCCTTGTGGAAAAAGTGATACAAAATCACTTCTCTGGGGATCTGAAACTGGGGTTCTGCATTCTAG TGCAGTCCATCCAGAATAGCCCTCGGTACCTGGCACATCGTCTGTTGACCTCCATGAAG AAGAGTTCTGTAGTACGGGGCGTTCTGGTGTCGCATTGTGAGGAAGACCTGCTCAGCATCAGGGTGGAGTTCCGTCGACTGGCTGGACTCTCCCTCTACTCAGCCCTGCAG GAAGTGCACAACTTTCAGCTTTGTCATCTACTTAGTTTGATCAAACAATGGCGACAACGTGTTTCCATCAAGGTCATCAAAATACACGTAGGATTATTCCATGGAAGCTCTCAATGCTGGTTACAGATCGCCGGGATTTTCTGA
- the anxa14 gene encoding annexin A2 isoform X1 → MRYIRNPPRAPQGHTQPGVLPVHKRSPQTTVTPHWLSHTLNQHQASIQDPHRKDMETPLKMEDSQPPAKTEMWWGTLGTVRPFPDFNPLKDAQEVKTALEKKDGNTMVRILTNRTNAQRQLITRAYHSLTGKDMSFTLKKCLSGALQELMLGLMMTPSQFDAHRLRQAMEGLGTDEETLLEVLCTRSAEQLKDITVAYKQEFDRYLENDLISETSKDFTTLLLAILTKQRENQQGVIDYELIDGDINTLTDAFSNKRVDMASWIKVLTTRDAEHLNRVLSKWEQVQGVLVEKVIQNHFSGDLKLGFCILVQSIQNSPRYLAHRLLTSMKKSSVVRGVLVSHCEEDLLSIRVEFRRLAGLSLYSALQEVHNFQLCHLLSLIKQWRQRVSIKVIKIHVGLFHGSSQCWLQIAGIF, encoded by the exons ATGCGGTACATCCGCAATCCCCCTCGGGCTCCCCAGGGACACACCCAGCCAGGCGTCCTCCCGGTACACAAGCGATCTCCGCAAACAACTGTAACACCTCACTGGTTATCACACACACTGAACCAGCACCAGGCATCCATTCAGGATCCGCACCGAAAG GATATGGAGACTCCACTGAAGATGGAGGACAGTCAGCCCCCAGCAAAGACT GAGATGTGGTGGGGCACCTTGGGCACAGTCCGGCCTTTCCCTGACTTTAATCCTCTGAAGGATGCCCAAGAAGTCAAGACGGCTCTGGAGAAAAAAG ATGGGAACACCATGGTGAGGATCCTGACCAACCGCACCAATGCACAGAGACAACTCATCACTCGGGCCTACCACAGCCTCACAGGGAAG GACATGAGCTTCACTCTGAAGAAATGCTTGTCAGGGGCTCTGCAGGAGCTGATGCTGGGCCTGATGATGACTCCCTCGCAGTTTGATGCCCACCGCCTCCGGCAGGCCATGGAG GGCCTGGGTACAGATGAGGAGACCTTACTGGAGGTGCTGTGCACCAGATCAGCAGAGCAGCTCAAAGACATTACTGTCGCCTATAAGCAGG AGTTTGATCGATACCTGGAGAATGATCTGATCAGTGAGACCAGCAAAGACTTCACCACTCTGCTTCTGGCCATTCTTacg AAACAGCGGGAGAACCAGCAGGGAGTAATTGATTATGAACTCATTGATGGAGACATCAAC ACGTTGACTGATGCCTTCAGCAATAAGAGAGTTGACATGGCGTCTTGGATCAAGGTGCTCACCACGCGAGATGCAGAACATCTTAACAGAG TGTTGTCCAAGTGGGAGCAGGTTCAGGGGGTCCTTGTGGAAAAAGTGATACAAAATCACTTCTCTGGGGATCTGAAACTGGGGTTCTGCATTCTAG TGCAGTCCATCCAGAATAGCCCTCGGTACCTGGCACATCGTCTGTTGACCTCCATGAAG AAGAGTTCTGTAGTACGGGGCGTTCTGGTGTCGCATTGTGAGGAAGACCTGCTCAGCATCAGGGTGGAGTTCCGTCGACTGGCTGGACTCTCCCTCTACTCAGCCCTGCAG GAAGTGCACAACTTTCAGCTTTGTCATCTACTTAGTTTGATCAAACAATGGCGACAACGTGTTTCCATCAAGGTCATCAAAATACACGTAGGATTATTCCATGGAAGCTCTCAATGCTGGTTACAGATCGCCGGGATTTTCTGA